Proteins encoded together in one Tepidibacillus fermentans window:
- the metX gene encoding homoserine O-acetyltransferase MetX produces MVTTIIQSPYEASVIEIGELSLESGKKLKNVQIAYERVGSKEAPVILVCHALTGNQFAVGTEQNPGWWSGLIGPDKAINTQEFQVITMNVIGGCDGSTGPLTIDPDTGNSYRANFPFISIRDMVHAQYLALKKLKIDHVKAIIGGSLGGMQVLEWGVLYPDFMDTLILLAVTPYLSDYAIAYNLIARLAIINDPAWNQGDYLSNEQINGLKIARMVGMVTYRSAELFNARFQRAQHANWGIRHDETTFEVESYLRYQGEKLTRRFDANSYLYLLKAMDRFDLGKDRGDWRKALELMEASMIAIGFRGDLLYPPKELEQLVEHYQKIGGRAKFIEVDTQFGHDGFLVEFEKWAHLVREGIYGID; encoded by the coding sequence ATGGTAACAACGATCATTCAATCACCCTATGAAGCAAGTGTCATTGAAATTGGCGAGTTATCTTTAGAATCAGGGAAAAAGTTAAAAAATGTACAGATTGCTTATGAACGGGTAGGATCAAAGGAAGCACCAGTTATTCTTGTATGTCATGCTTTAACAGGGAATCAATTTGCCGTTGGAACAGAACAAAACCCTGGTTGGTGGTCAGGATTGATTGGGCCAGATAAAGCGATTAATACGCAAGAATTTCAAGTGATCACGATGAATGTGATTGGTGGATGTGATGGATCAACAGGCCCATTAACCATTGACCCAGATACAGGCAATTCTTATCGAGCTAATTTCCCATTCATCTCCATTCGTGATATGGTTCACGCTCAATATCTCGCTTTAAAAAAGCTGAAAATTGACCATGTCAAGGCGATTATCGGTGGATCATTAGGTGGGATGCAGGTATTGGAGTGGGGGGTTCTCTATCCTGATTTTATGGATACGCTGATTCTTCTTGCAGTCACACCCTATCTTAGTGATTATGCGATTGCTTATAACTTAATCGCAAGGTTGGCAATCATAAATGATCCAGCATGGAATCAAGGGGATTATCTTTCAAATGAACAGATTAATGGATTAAAAATTGCTCGTATGGTAGGGATGGTTACGTATCGATCAGCTGAACTCTTTAATGCTCGCTTTCAAAGAGCACAACATGCGAATTGGGGTATTCGTCATGACGAGACTACTTTTGAAGTGGAATCTTATTTACGTTATCAAGGAGAAAAATTGACTCGGAGATTTGACGCGAATAGTTATCTTTATTTATTAAAAGCGATGGATCGATTTGATTTAGGAAAAGACCGTGGGGATTGGAGAAAAGCCTTAGAGCTAATGGAAGCTTCGATGATCGCCATTGGATTTCGAGGGGATTTGCTTTATCCACCTAAAGAATTAGAACAACTAGTCGAGCATTACCAGAAAATAGGTGGAAGAGCTAAATTCATCGAAGTAGATACACAATTTGGCCATGATGGATTTTTAGTTGAATTTGAGAAATGGGCTCATCTAGTGAGGGAGGGTATATATGGAATCGATTAA
- a CDS encoding homocysteine S-methyltransferase family protein, giving the protein MSQWLKELIQSKIVVFDGAMGTQLQERNFPAGECPEGWNLTHPEQIREIHENYLKAGADIITTNTFGATAIRLEEYGLDDKVAEINHAAIQIAKEAVNNHGYGYVAASIGPTGKLIEPLGELPFDVAYEVYKEQVIAITEAGADLIIIETIGDINEMRAALMAATENSHLPVIASMSYQEDGRTFTGTDPQTAAVVLERLGASVIAVNCSVGPEQLEEVVKTLVHSTNLPILVQPNAGLPKLVKGKTVYEGSPERMAEYARKFVEYGANMVGSCCGSTPEYTRAIYEQVKELTPILRNQEFGLRVASRVRTTTIDPFKGLPVIVGERINPTGRKKISEELKQGKMETVRREAIEQTEAGAEVLDVNVGVPTIDERKTMVQVIQSIQTLVDTPLMLDSTNPEVLDHALKLYPGKALVNSVNGEDASLDSILPLVKRYGAAVVGLTLDEKGIPKTAEERYQIAEKIVRKAAEYGIPKQDIIIDCLVLTASAQPEGIAETLKAITLVKERLQVPTILGVSNVSFGLPNRKAINPVFLSMALAAGLDAAIMNPLEEQMVQTMKIGAVLTNRDRHAEAYIEYAKEKMGANEEKMVRKAPKQKEAKDIYEALYQVVLAGDKDRVVPLIEQGLKEGKDPMELLNRGLIPGIEEVGRLFGNGTYFLPQLIQAGDTMTTSFERLRPELAKQSDETIGTIVMATVKGDIHDIGKNIVSVLLSNHRFKVIDLGKNVPNEVVIQRAIEEKADIIGLSALMTTTMVRMKEVVEMVEKQNLPFKVIIGGAAVNEQYAKEIGAAGYAKDAVEAVEVAKSLLKQRSVS; this is encoded by the coding sequence ATGAGTCAATGGTTAAAAGAATTGATTCAATCCAAAATTGTCGTTTTTGACGGCGCAATGGGAACCCAACTTCAGGAAAGAAATTTTCCTGCTGGGGAATGTCCTGAAGGATGGAATCTTACCCATCCAGAACAAATACGAGAGATTCATGAGAATTATCTAAAAGCGGGAGCTGACATTATTACAACCAATACCTTTGGAGCGACAGCAATCCGCTTAGAAGAATATGGACTAGATGATAAGGTGGCAGAGATAAACCATGCAGCAATCCAAATTGCCAAAGAAGCGGTAAACAATCATGGCTATGGCTATGTTGCTGCTTCAATTGGTCCAACGGGAAAGCTCATTGAACCTTTAGGGGAATTACCTTTTGATGTGGCTTATGAAGTCTATAAAGAACAGGTTATCGCAATTACAGAAGCAGGGGCCGATCTGATTATTATTGAGACTATCGGAGATATCAATGAAATGAGGGCAGCGTTGATGGCAGCCACTGAAAATAGCCATCTTCCTGTCATCGCAAGTATGAGTTACCAAGAAGATGGGAGAACATTTACAGGAACAGATCCGCAAACGGCAGCTGTCGTCTTAGAACGTTTAGGAGCATCTGTCATCGCAGTAAACTGTTCCGTAGGGCCAGAACAATTAGAAGAAGTTGTGAAAACATTAGTACACTCAACCAATCTACCCATTTTGGTTCAACCCAATGCAGGTTTACCAAAGTTAGTGAAAGGAAAAACCGTTTACGAAGGGTCACCTGAGAGAATGGCAGAATATGCAAGGAAGTTTGTTGAATATGGCGCTAATATGGTAGGTTCCTGCTGTGGAAGTACTCCCGAATATACGAGAGCGATCTATGAGCAAGTGAAAGAACTCACACCAATTCTCCGAAATCAAGAGTTTGGTTTACGAGTTGCTAGTCGTGTTCGGACAACAACGATTGACCCATTTAAAGGTTTACCAGTGATTGTTGGTGAACGAATTAATCCAACAGGTAGGAAAAAAATATCAGAAGAACTAAAACAAGGGAAAATGGAAACTGTGCGTCGAGAAGCGATCGAACAGACAGAAGCAGGGGCAGAAGTTCTTGACGTGAACGTTGGTGTACCGACCATTGATGAAAGAAAAACAATGGTTCAGGTCATTCAGTCGATCCAAACATTAGTCGACACACCCTTAATGCTTGATAGTACCAACCCTGAGGTTTTAGACCATGCATTAAAACTTTATCCAGGTAAGGCATTGGTAAATTCCGTGAATGGGGAGGATGCAAGTCTTGATTCGATCCTCCCTTTGGTGAAACGCTACGGGGCAGCAGTCGTAGGTTTAACGCTTGATGAAAAGGGAATTCCCAAAACGGCAGAAGAACGATACCAAATCGCAGAAAAAATTGTCAGGAAAGCCGCAGAATATGGGATTCCCAAACAAGATATCATCATTGATTGTTTAGTGTTAACAGCCAGTGCCCAACCAGAAGGGATTGCCGAAACATTAAAGGCGATCACCTTAGTGAAAGAACGATTACAAGTACCTACCATTTTGGGTGTTAGTAATGTTTCCTTTGGCTTACCGAACCGAAAAGCGATTAATCCCGTCTTTCTTAGTATGGCATTAGCAGCAGGCTTAGATGCAGCGATTATGAATCCATTGGAAGAGCAAATGGTTCAAACGATGAAAATTGGTGCAGTCTTAACCAACCGCGATCGCCATGCTGAAGCCTATATTGAATATGCAAAGGAAAAAATGGGAGCAAATGAAGAAAAAATGGTAAGAAAAGCCCCTAAGCAAAAAGAAGCAAAAGACATTTATGAAGCTCTTTATCAGGTGGTTTTAGCAGGGGATAAGGATCGAGTCGTTCCTCTAATAGAACAAGGTTTAAAAGAAGGCAAAGACCCAATGGAGTTACTCAACAGAGGTTTAATCCCTGGTATCGAAGAGGTAGGAAGATTATTTGGCAATGGAACCTATTTCCTTCCTCAGCTGATTCAGGCGGGTGATACGATGACGACCAGTTTTGAGCGGTTACGACCTGAATTAGCCAAACAATCGGATGAGACGATTGGGACGATCGTGATGGCAACGGTGAAAGGAGATATTCATGATATTGGCAAAAACATTGTCAGTGTACTTCTTTCCAATCATCGATTCAAAGTGATCGACCTAGGCAAAAACGTACCAAATGAAGTGGTGATTCAACGAGCGATTGAAGAGAAAGCAGACATTATTGGCTTAAGCGCCTTAATGACGACCACGATGGTAAGGATGAAAGAAGTGGTAGAAATGGTCGAAAAACAGAACTTACCATTCAAAGTTATCATTGGTGGTGCCGCTGTCAATGAACAATATGCAAAAGAAATCGGTGCAGCTGGTTATGCAAAAGATGCTGTTGAAGCAGTAGAAGTAGCAAAGTCATTATTGAAACAAAGGAGTGTTTCTTAA
- a CDS encoding homoserine dehydrogenase: MESIKVVLLGLGTVGKGVYETIQTHQTQLQAVLGKKIEVVAILVKNKEKKREIDLDPSVILTTDYVDILQLPEIDFVIEMIGGIEPARTYIEQSLTKGCHVITANKELMAFHGKELRKIAEQTGFQLAYEASVAGAIPVIRTLQELLQVNHITKIEAILNGTTNYILTQMRKGKISFEQALMEAKEKGYAEADPSNDIEGWDAFFKLMVLSDLVFDEQPNWNHVDRSGIEQVLIEDLTLAEQFGLRLKLIGSLYKNHDRWEAKVKPTFLSKSHPLYYVEGVENGIVIETDLAGRLFFQGSGAGSLATASAIIEDLVNVWQRQKLGVPKRGVKWKAIAEHKGDQSYWFVIQSKQKHRKNEDLLLKNSFQQFGITIHASEWIELPNQEYTTGYVISGRGDDIKKFLYQVEKQYWGLKWYPISTWQEQEEKSKRKVYA, encoded by the coding sequence ATGGAATCGATTAAAGTCGTATTATTAGGTTTGGGTACTGTAGGTAAAGGAGTATATGAGACGATTCAAACACATCAGACTCAACTTCAAGCAGTATTAGGTAAGAAGATCGAGGTAGTTGCAATTCTTGTTAAAAATAAGGAAAAAAAAAGAGAGATTGATCTTGATCCTTCGGTTATCCTTACTACTGATTATGTGGATATCCTTCAATTGCCAGAGATTGATTTTGTGATTGAAATGATTGGTGGAATTGAACCAGCAAGAACATATATTGAGCAGTCATTAACAAAAGGGTGTCATGTGATTACAGCAAATAAAGAATTAATGGCTTTCCATGGAAAAGAATTACGTAAGATTGCTGAACAAACTGGTTTTCAACTAGCCTATGAAGCAAGTGTGGCTGGTGCTATTCCTGTCATTCGTACATTACAAGAATTATTACAAGTAAACCATATCACAAAAATTGAAGCGATCCTTAATGGTACGACGAATTATATTCTGACACAAATGCGGAAAGGAAAAATCTCTTTTGAGCAAGCGTTAATGGAAGCAAAAGAAAAAGGGTATGCAGAAGCAGATCCAAGTAATGATATTGAAGGATGGGACGCCTTTTTTAAATTAATGGTTCTAAGTGATTTAGTGTTTGATGAACAACCGAATTGGAATCATGTTGATCGATCAGGAATTGAACAGGTATTAATCGAAGACTTGACGCTTGCCGAACAATTTGGATTACGTTTAAAATTGATCGGATCACTATATAAGAACCATGATCGTTGGGAGGCAAAAGTAAAACCAACCTTTTTATCAAAGTCACACCCTCTTTATTATGTAGAAGGTGTTGAAAATGGAATTGTAATCGAAACGGATCTAGCAGGACGATTGTTTTTTCAAGGATCAGGTGCAGGCTCTTTAGCCACTGCTAGTGCAATTATCGAAGATCTCGTCAATGTATGGCAACGACAGAAATTGGGTGTTCCAAAAAGAGGGGTTAAATGGAAAGCAATTGCTGAGCATAAAGGAGACCAATCCTATTGGTTTGTTATACAATCAAAACAAAAACACAGGAAGAATGAGGATTTATTATTGAAAAATTCATTTCAACAGTTCGGCATAACGATTCATGCCAGTGAATGGATAGAATTACCCAATCAGGAATATACCACTGGTTATGTCATTTCAGGTAGGGGAGATGACATCAAGAAATTTCTCTATCAAGTAGAAAAACAATACTGGGGATTAAAATGGTATCCTATTTCTACTTGGCAAGAGCAAGAGGAGAAAAGTAAGCGAAAAGTATATGCATGA
- a CDS encoding ASKHA domain-containing protein, which yields MATRTIFIEKGETRITRYVETGTRLLDLIQNEEIPLPATCGGTGRCGTCKVKIKESLPWNRTEEQVLTSGEKREGYHLACQILIDKGLHIEVPQLQEEKLQVMENSVERDFDFLPFLRKIYIPMQNPEVSDLHSIYDYLSDVEKLEFTLEQLRQVPVLIREKEGLTLTLDPNGKVIHLERGDTTDQLFGIAFDIGSTSVVGYLLDLNSGKELGVASRLNRQAQYGADVLSRISYAIEKKNGVKVLQKTVIEVMNEIISELTEKSEIDAKNILDCTIVGNSTMQHLLLGISPKSLGQAPHIPVIQQEFMLFARELDLNIPNALVRVLPNLGGFVGSDTVGVILATKMYEQEQLTLAVDIGTNGEMVLGTKDRLVACSSPAGPAFEGGQIRHGMRAIEGAIGNVWIETDLKYEVIGNTKPKGICGSGLVDLVAELLRIGIIDPSGRIKNKQEVPPIVSFFLKKRIIEKETGNEFIIVEPEKSATGEAITLTQQDIRELQLAKGAIYTGIQLLMNQLGIAPEQINQLYLAGGFGSYIDSYNAKRIGLIPQIDENKIKTVGNAAGYGAKLALLSKVEWQKGIQLASEIEHYNLSEVNGYERVFVESLDFPKTERWLK from the coding sequence ATGGCAACAAGAACAATCTTTATTGAAAAAGGAGAGACAAGAATCACTCGATATGTAGAGACAGGAACAAGACTTCTTGATCTGATTCAAAATGAAGAGATACCGCTACCTGCTACATGTGGGGGAACAGGGCGATGTGGTACATGTAAAGTAAAAATCAAAGAATCCCTTCCTTGGAATCGTACAGAAGAACAAGTTCTTACTTCTGGCGAAAAAAGGGAAGGGTACCATCTTGCTTGTCAAATATTGATTGATAAAGGATTACATATTGAAGTTCCTCAACTTCAAGAAGAAAAACTTCAAGTAATGGAAAATAGCGTAGAAAGGGATTTTGACTTCCTTCCTTTTTTACGAAAAATATATATTCCAATGCAAAATCCAGAGGTTTCTGATCTACATTCCATTTATGATTATCTTTCAGATGTAGAAAAACTAGAGTTTACCTTAGAACAATTGAGACAAGTTCCTGTATTGATTCGAGAAAAAGAAGGATTAACCTTAACGCTTGACCCTAATGGAAAAGTGATTCATTTAGAAAGAGGAGATACCACAGATCAATTATTTGGTATCGCATTTGATATTGGTTCTACGAGTGTAGTTGGTTATTTACTAGACTTAAACTCAGGTAAAGAATTAGGGGTAGCTTCTCGTTTGAATCGGCAGGCACAATATGGTGCTGATGTGCTTTCACGTATTAGTTATGCGATAGAAAAGAAAAACGGAGTCAAAGTGTTGCAGAAAACAGTCATTGAAGTGATGAATGAAATCATTTCTGAACTCACCGAAAAATCAGAGATTGATGCAAAGAACATTCTGGATTGTACGATTGTCGGAAATAGCACCATGCAACACTTATTATTGGGAATTAGTCCAAAATCCTTAGGTCAGGCTCCGCACATTCCTGTGATTCAGCAAGAGTTTATGCTTTTTGCTAGGGAGCTTGATTTAAATATCCCTAATGCTCTTGTAAGAGTCTTACCCAATTTAGGGGGATTTGTAGGATCAGATACCGTTGGAGTAATTTTAGCAACGAAAATGTATGAACAGGAACAACTTACCCTAGCAGTCGATATCGGGACAAATGGAGAGATGGTATTAGGGACAAAAGATCGATTAGTCGCTTGTTCATCGCCAGCAGGGCCTGCTTTTGAAGGTGGCCAAATTCGCCACGGGATGAGGGCAATTGAAGGAGCCATCGGGAATGTTTGGATTGAAACGGATTTAAAATATGAGGTGATTGGAAATACCAAACCAAAAGGAATTTGTGGTTCTGGATTAGTAGACCTCGTTGCTGAATTATTACGAATTGGCATTATTGATCCATCAGGAAGAATAAAAAATAAACAGGAGGTCCCACCGATTGTCTCCTTTTTCTTAAAGAAACGAATTATCGAGAAAGAAACAGGCAATGAGTTTATCATCGTGGAACCTGAAAAGAGTGCAACAGGTGAAGCGATTACATTAACTCAGCAAGATATTCGCGAGTTGCAATTAGCAAAAGGAGCCATCTATACAGGAATCCAATTACTGATGAATCAATTAGGGATTGCACCTGAGCAAATCAACCAACTTTATCTAGCAGGTGGATTTGGAAGTTATATCGATAGCTATAATGCGAAACGAATTGGCTTAATTCCGCAGATCGATGAGAATAAGATCAAGACGGTTGGGAATGCCGCTGGTTATGGAGCCAAGCTTGCACTTTTATCCAAAGTAGAATGGCAAAAAGGGATTCAATTGGCTAGTGAGATTGAACATTATAACCTATCCGAAGTTAACGGGTATGAACGAGTTTTCGTAGAATCTTTAGATTTTCCAAAAACAGAGAGATGGTTGAAATAG